From Cotesia glomerata isolate CgM1 linkage group LG2, MPM_Cglom_v2.3, whole genome shotgun sequence, a single genomic window includes:
- the LOC123259019 gene encoding uncharacterized protein LOC123259019, which yields MVMLKGIGNVSAGSSLGVSTIELRSLCTTASMHVSMHILPTLTVDLPSFVIADPKWPHLENLKLADPQYLQPRPVDIILGASPAAQIMNAEIQRGPRNAPIAQSTTLGWIVYGAVTAKHASTSHAALHASVDTELQDAIAKFWEQEEVPSGNSPLNTAEEDECEIHFRQTHYRQPDGRYVVRLPLKALESQLGDSINAAMGSLRRLITRLSREREYSDMYRAFMAEYIQLGHMVRVPVNELPANAYFLPHHGVLKLDSATTKLRTVFNGSCATSTGISLNDILHAGPKTQIDIFDVMLRIRCSRILFATDITKMFRQIEVDSLDWPLQCILWIDENDLIDAYCLKTVTYGTASAPFDAVRVLIQLVKDEGHRFPLAVAPMLKTRYVDDIYGGADNEEDAIKAAVQTKALCAAGCFLLAKWASNSPRLLAEVAPEKQLDTPLKEISDAPVKVLGMYWNSRTDALQFKYTLPPETPKTKRAILSEIAKLYDPLGLLAPIVVKAKIFMQDLWLDRVSWDEQLSPSLIHKWTGYREDLRNIESIRIPRWNNIAPGATMELHGFSDASQNAMAAAVYLRVTDADGNTKVSLLCSKRK from the coding sequence ATGGTCATGCTCAAGGGCATTGGCAATGTCTCCGCAGGAAGCTCACTAGGTGTGAGCACAATTGAGCTTCGTTCGCTGTGTACGACCGCATCAATGCATGTCAGCATGCATATTCTACCAACACTGACGGTAGATCTTCCATCGTTCGTGATCGCTGATCCGAAATGGCCGCATCTTGAGAATCTCAAGCTCGCTGACCCGCAGTATCTACAGCCACGCCCTGTAGATATTATTCTAGGTGCATCACCAGCCGCACAGATCATGAACGCAGAGATTCAACGAGGACCTCGCAATGCTCCTATTGCACAATCCACCACGCTTGGTTGGATTGTCTATGGAGCTGTCACCGCTAAACACGCTTCAACATCACACGCAGCACTACATGCGTCAGTAGATACTGAATTACAAGACGCTATCGCTAAGTTTTGGGAACAGGAAGAAGTTCCATCAGGAAATTCACCGCTCAACACCGCTGAAGAAGACGAATGTGAAATTCACTTTCGTCAAACGCATTATCGACAGCCTGATGGACGCTACGTAGTGAGATTACCGCTTAAGGCCCTTGAGAGTCAACTTGGCGACTCTATCAACGCAGCTATGGGGTCACTCCGCAGATTAATAACTCGCTTGTCGCGAGAAAGAGAATATTCTGACATGTATCGTGCATTCATGGCAGAATACATTCAACTAGGACACATGGTACGAGTACCAGTCAACGAATTGCCCGCAAACGCTTACTTCTTGCCTCACCATGGGGTATTGAAGCTTGATAGTGCCACTACGAAGCTCCGCACAGTGTTCAATGGTTCCTGTGCAACATCTACAGGAATTTCATTGAACGACATTCTCCACGCAGGACCCAAAAcgcaaattgacatttttgatgtGATGTTGAGAATCCGTTGCAGCAGGATTCTATTCGCTACTGACATCACCAAGATGTTCAGACAGATTGAGGTCGACTCGCTTGATTGGCCGCTTCAGTGCATTCTCTGGATAGATGAGAATGACTTAATAGACGCTTACTGTCTCAAGACAGTCACATACGGAACCGCTAGTGCACCTTTTGACGCTGTACGTGTGCTTATCCAACTAGTAAAGGATGAAGGACACCGCTTTCCGCTAGCTGTTGCTCCAATGTTGAAAACACGCTACGTAGATGACATCTACGGTGGAGCAGACAACGAAGAAGACGCTATCAAGGCTGCAGTACAAACAAAAGCTCTGTGTGCAGCAGGCTGCTTCCTGCTTGCCAAATGGGCTAGCAATAGCCCACGGTTACTCGCTGAAGTCGCTCCAGAAAAGCAGCTGGATACACCGCTTAAAGAAATCAGTGATGCACCAGTAAAAGTCCTGGGCATGTACTGGAATTCACGCACTGACGCTCTCCAGTTCAAGTACACGCTACCGCCAGAGACGCCCAAGACAAAAAGAGCTATTTTGTCTGAAATCGCTAAGCTGTATGATCCGCTAGGACTTCTCGCACCAATAGTCGTCAAAGCCAAGATCTTTATGCAAGATCTGTGGCTAGATAGAGTGTCATGGGATGAACAATTGTCACCATCACTCATTCACAAATGGACTGGATACCGCGAGGATCTTCGAAACATCGAATCCATCCGCATTCCACGCTGGAATAATATAGCACCTGGAGCAACTATGGAATTGCACGGGTTCTCAGACGCTTCGCAAAACGCTATGGCTGCCGCTGTTTATTTGAG
- the LOC123259018 gene encoding uncharacterized protein LOC123259018, producing the protein MSNNAHSFKRKTNQVDNSEPSAAKKINFSDNSLDDDQVQFQNNRKSDVEVSEVIQLQDDDISTKISPTIFSVNEKKKSNSDSLEIVDVESGLNNKGSLPSSSEAKTSSSSDIGRPLQTQTSPNQFVTKHDLSAALAEMKSFLTNSQRKKDHKCQASTSKPEEVENMDPDLEIGKNGSKIYVTREQWDCIKSKTTFTSIGIALVVALFEKETLLNSNYKGGKSKIKKPEGKSIHYNALDSTIIEVIKGKR; encoded by the exons ATGTCTAACAATGCTCATTCTTTTAAACGTAAAACCAATCAG GTTGACAATTCTGAGCCATCAGcggctaaaaaaattaactttagcGATAATTCTCTAGACGATGATCAAGTTCAA TTTCAGAATAATCGTAAATCTGACGTAGAAGTATCTGAAGTCATCCAACTCCAAGATGATGACATTAGTACGAAGATTTCGCCGACTATTTTTAGTGTTAATGAAAAGAAGAAGTCAAACTCTGACTCTTTAGAAATTGTAGACGTCGAAAGtggattaaataataaaggaAGTCTCCCATCATCCTCCGAAGCTAAGACCTCCTCTTCTTCTGACATTGGTAGACCACTACAAACTCAAACTTCTCCAAATCAGTTCGTAACAAAACATGACTTGAGTGCAG CTTTAGCGGAGATGAAAAGTTTTCTTACTAATAGTCAACGAAAAAAAGATCATAAATGTCAAGCAAGTACTAGTAAGCCCGAAGAAGTTGAAAATATGGATCCTGATtta GAAATAGGAAAAAATGGAAGTAAAATTTACGTAACCAGAGAGCAGTGGGATTgcataaaatcaaaaactaCATTTACATCGATAGGAATTGCCTTAGTTGTGGCATTATTTGAAAAGGAAACACTACTTAATAGCAACTACAAGGGTggtaagtcaaaaataaaaaagcccgAAGGTAAGAGTATTCACTATAATGCGTTAGATTCAACAATTATTGAAGTGATAAAAGGTAaacgttaa